The following are from one region of the Candidatus Goldiibacteriota bacterium genome:
- the lexA gene encoding transcriptional repressor LexA: MHRSTKKVLEIITDSLTDSLTDSSTPPTLREIAKKAGFSSTWPVRYHLKKLAEDGFIKMKKNLSRGIELVSVQTGIPLLGKISAGLPIYATENVERHIHSVVDIFGVKDMFALSVKGDSMINAGILDGDIVFVRKQPSADEGEIVAALIGEEATVKRFYKSKDGVKLVAENPNYKPILSKEAVVMGKVVGVMRKC; this comes from the coding sequence GTTTAACAGACAGCAGCACGCCCCCTACCCTGCGGGAGATTGCAAAAAAAGCGGGTTTTTCATCCACCTGGCCGGTACGCTACCACCTTAAAAAACTGGCGGAAGACGGATTTATAAAGATGAAAAAGAACCTGTCACGCGGAATAGAACTGGTGTCAGTTCAGACCGGCATTCCCCTTCTGGGCAAAATAAGCGCGGGGCTTCCCATTTACGCCACGGAAAATGTGGAACGCCACATTCACAGCGTTGTGGATATTTTCGGGGTAAAAGACATGTTTGCCCTGTCCGTAAAAGGCGACAGCATGATAAACGCCGGCATACTTGACGGCGATATTGTTTTTGTAAGAAAACAGCCGTCCGCGGACGAAGGTGAAATTGTAGCCGCTCTTATAGGCGAAGAAGCCACGGTAAAACGCTTCTACAAATCCAAAGACGGCGTGAAACTTGTGGCGGAAAATCCAAACTACAAACCGATATTATCAAAAGAAGCCGTGGTCATGGGAAAAGTGGTCGGCGTAATGAGGAAATGCTGA